AAGCAGATGACACCAACTTTGCATTCTTTTCATTCTGTAAGTGTGCCTTTTCTGTGGACATTTTGTCTTGGTGAACAGAATTACGCTTTCTTTTGGGTCTGGCTGAGTACCCCAACAGTGCTTTGACAATCAGGTAGGCCAGTTCAGCCACATTGAGCACAATGCAAATGGCAGAAGAACCCACCATGAAAATGGTGAAGACTGTCTTCTCTGTTGGTCGTGAGATAAAGCAGTCAACTTTATTGGGACAGGGCCACTGCTCACACTTCACCAGACGAGGCATCTGAAACCCATCGTAGACATAATACAGAACATACATGAATCCAGCCTCGAAAAGAATCCGGAAGAACAGGCTTGAGGTGTAGGTCCACCACAGCGGCCCAGTGATGGATAGACGCCTCTTCTTCAAGCTCTCCAGGTCATCCCCTTTTACTTTGCCACCTCGTTTGGCCAAAAGTCCTTTCTTTACATTGCGTTTGTTATATGCCACATGCATAGCCACCAGCAAAGCCGGTGTAGACACAAAGATGAGCTGCAGGCACCAGAAACGGATGTGTGAGACTGGAAAGAAGTGGTCGTAGCAGACATTTTTGCAGCCTGGCTGTTGTGTGTTACAGGTGAAGCTGGACTGCTCGTCCCCCCAGACCTTTTCAGCGGCTATTACAAGGATGCTAATGCGAAAGATG
This window of the Cyprinus carpio isolate SPL01 unplaced genomic scaffold, ASM1834038v1 S000006643, whole genome shotgun sequence genome carries:
- the LOC109077004 gene encoding gap junction beta-2 protein-like, whose product is MSWAAIYAQLGGVNKHSTSLGKIWLSVIFIFRISILVIAAEKVWGDEQSSFTCNTQQPGCKNVCYDHFFPVSHIRFWCLQLIFVSTPALLVAMHVAYNKRNVKKGLLAKRGGKVKGDDLESLKKRRLSITGPLWWTYTSSLFFRILFEAGFMYVLYYVYDGFQMPRLVKCEQWPCPNKVDCFISRPTEKTVFTIFMVGSSAICIVLNVAELAYLIVKALLGYSARPKRKRNSVHQDKMSTEKAHLQNEKNAKLVSSASDSSSNKIV